The Chitinibacter bivalviorum genomic interval GGCCATTGAGCAAAACCATGACGCACGCGGCATTATCTGGCCTGAAGCGATGGCGCCATTTACCGTTGCGGTGGTGGCGGTGGGTTACCACAAATCGGAAGCGGTCAAAGCCGCAGCAGATCAGCTCTACGCCGATCTGAGCGCCGCGGGCGTGGACGTATTGCTCGACGATCGCAATGAGCGCCCGGGCTCGATGTTTGCCGATATGGAATTGATCGGCATTCCACACCGCATCACAGTAGGTGATAAAGCGCTGGCCAATGGTGAAGTGGAATACGTATCGCGCCGCGCAGGTGAAATGCAGAAAGTGGCGATTGGCGAAGCGGTGAGCTTTGTAAAATCACAACTTGCCTAAGCAGGTATATGCAGCAAAGCAAATAGCTGCAATATTTTGCTAGATATACCCGATAAAAAGCCCATCCTCGTGATGGGCTTTTTGTTGGTTTGGCACGATTAAATCCAGCTTAAAACAACATTCCCAGCAGCCGTTTTAATAACTCTTCCATCGGCATCATCGTCAGCAGCAAAGGCACTAAGGGCAGCAAGGTGGCCGCGGCCAAAGTTAAAACTGCATCCTTGGTAATTGGTACGATCCGCATTTGCCGCACCACATCGTAGCTACTGCCCAAATCGACCAAGGACGACACGTCGGGATTGCCCAAAATTGCTTCATCGTCGGGATATTGTTTCGTCTCTCCCCTCAGCCATTTTTGCTCAAACTGGCGATTATGCTGCATGACCAGTGCACCATATTCGCGATTGGCCGCGCGTTTGGCGCGCGACAGTTGCAGGGTAAACACCAACAACGGCGCTAGCACCATCAATTGCACAAACACCACCATCAAGCCGATTTCGACTTTGAAGTGGGTGAGTACCGCGCCGTCATACAGCACTCGATTGGCCAATACGCCCGCCAGCAAAGCACCATGCGCGACAGCCAGTGGCATAAAAATATAAAACGTTCCCGCAATAAAACCCAAGCCGCCCAAACGGTCGGTATGCGTCGGCAAAAGCCGCAGCTCTATGCGCGAAACTTGCCACAAAAAGCGGATCCAGATAAAAACGCGGAAATACCAACGCAGCAATAAAAAGCGCAGCACCGGCAAACTCACCACGGCATACCACCAGCCCGCCGGCGTGAATGCGACACCATCGGCCGTATGTACGGCAAACCACGTATTAACGCCCAGTTGCATATAATCGCGCCAGAGAAAATAAAACCCCAGCGTCACGACCAGAATAATAATCAGCTCGGCCAGCACCGAGTTGCGCAGCCGCAGTGCCCGTTCGATCGCGACATTAAATTGCGCCATGGCTTCATCGGGGATTAAATCGCGCAGCAAGAATTGTTGCACTACGCCGCGCACCCGAAGGTGCACCAATAGTTCGGCCGCAATCAGGATGGGAATGACGAGCAAAAAGCGAATATGGACATCGGCATCTTGCCAAAATGGCAACGCGCCTGAGGCCAGCGTGGCCTGATGGTGAGGCAGGCTTAGCAACAGCAGCGGGATCCAGCATAAACCTGAGATCACCCAAATCCGTCGCCAAACCAAGCCTTCAGCATCGTCGACCAAATGCGCCCGATACAGCAATTGAAATAAAGGCCCGCCCAAAACGAGCGAAAAATTCTGTGGATCGGTGAATGAGGCCACCCCGTTTTGCCGCGTATTTTGCGTATTCATGATGCAGCCCCTTGTGTAGCCAAGGACAATTGCACTAGTCTCGCCAGTGCAGCGAGCCCGTACACTCATCATAGCGCTCGGATTATGCTGTAAACCCCATGTTCACTGTTTCCGATAGGCAAACGGTGAATTTGCTTACTTGCTTATTTTTAGTGCGCCTAGATCGAACCGCAGGTAAGTAGAAAAACGCTGTAAGGCATTGACCCTGCCGCACCTTAGCGCCAGAATTCAAGCTCATTAGATCGTCAAGCAATTCAATATGTTGAAGTTTTTACTGCCCATCGCCCTCGCTGGCTCATTACTCAGCGCCGCAGCCTATGCAGGTGCTCAGCGTGAAGAAGATCTTTCGGCCTCGGTGCAATCGAGTTTGCAGCGCTCGATTGCCGATCGGATGGAGCCCAAACTCATTTTCAGTAATAAAGCCGAAGGTGAGGCATGGCTGGCCGATATGTCAGCTCGCCTGCAAAAGCGTATTCCCGATGAATTTGTGCGTCGAAAATTATTAACCGCCATTCATTACGAAGCCTCACGCGCGGGGCTAGACCCACAAATGGTATTGGGCTTGATCCATATTGAAAGCGGGTTTAATCGTTACGCCATTAGCCCCGTGGGCGCACGCGGGCTGATGCAAGTGATGCCTTTCTGGCAACGCTCGATCGGCACGCCCGAACAAAACCTGTTCGATCCCAACACCAATTTACGCTACGGCTGTACGATTTTGCGGCACTACCTTGACATCGAGAATGGGGATTTATTCCGAGCACTCGGCCGTTACAACGGCAGCTTGGGTAAAGCAGAGTACCCCAACCTCGTATATAGCGCGTGGAAAGCCAATTACGATTGGGGCTCGGCGATCGGCGAAAAGGTAGCGCAGAAATAAATAAAGCCGTCGCATGCGACGGCTTTTCTAACTGACCACAAAGTTGAAAATCACATTTTCCAAGTCTAGGCAAAGCTCAGGCTGAAAAATAAAGCATGCAGCGCAGACTTTTTTTCCCCCTTGCGCGCCTTATGGGCGCCGCACTTCGCGAGTGGGAATGGCCATCACTCTGCAAGTGTCAATTTAGGGCAATAAATCCAGCTGCGTGAGCAAAATAAAACCCCCGCGCATCCGCAACCAATCTTGTGCTTCCCAAGCGCTAAGTTGCTTGTTCACGCTCTCAC includes:
- a CDS encoding lytic transglycosylase domain-containing protein, yielding MLKFLLPIALAGSLLSAAAYAGAQREEDLSASVQSSLQRSIADRMEPKLIFSNKAEGEAWLADMSARLQKRIPDEFVRRKLLTAIHYEASRAGLDPQMVLGLIHIESGFNRYAISPVGARGLMQVMPFWQRSIGTPEQNLFDPNTNLRYGCTILRHYLDIENGDLFRALGRYNGSLGKAEYPNLVYSAWKANYDWGSAIGEKVAQK